A genomic segment from Chloroflexota bacterium encodes:
- a CDS encoding DUF485 domain-containing protein, producing MLHEPADTPAEKDYAIAYKTRLGVQMFIAYALFYAGFVLINIIKPVLMEKEVIFGLNLAVVYGFGLIILSLIMALIYNALCIKKEKALNGTSAQGKVE from the coding sequence ATGCTTCACGAACCAGCAGATACTCCCGCAGAAAAGGACTACGCCATAGCCTACAAGACCCGGCTGGGCGTTCAGATGTTCATTGCGTATGCCCTATTCTACGCCGGCTTTGTCTTGATCAACATCATCAAACCTGTGTTGATGGAAAAGGAGGTCATTTTTGGCCTGAACCTGGCAGTTGTTTACGGTTTTGGACTGATCATCCTGTCCCTGATCATGGCCTTGATCTACAACGCCCTGTGCATCAAAAAGGAAAAAGCCCTGAACGGTACCAGCGCGCAAGGGAAGGTCGAATAG
- a CDS encoding cation acetate symporter — MDVLPVIIFLFFVGLVLGLSFYFARKAKTSSGYFAAGGKIHWSVNGIAFAGDYLSAASFLGICGMIATLGYDGFLYSIGYLAGWIVALFVVAEPMKRLGKYTFADALDARFSSRGVRLAAAISTLVVSLFYLIPQMVGAGVLVTPLFGLPHAAGVIMVGAIVIIIVATAGMTSTTYVQFLKGGLLIVFSSILVAVVLIRGLSTTPDQGGKEPFYEYQTLTVQGQGDQLSIQEGDYQVVSQHDYKGTAFVSLADADGQVSWWKAETDENGGTKLHETQYVSVKPDGREWINGAPASDENHLRQVGNLSTIAGQSGPEADTSGVGIFKFLSLISSEDSTINMWRKTSFEADGESLTIYYSEQTSGNKFMRPGLKFKVEGSFVERIDFVSLMLALFLGTAALPHILIRYYTVPDPASARKSTIVAIAAIGFFYILTLFMGLGAMANGVLNPADSNMSAPLLARSFGTLLFAIISAIAFATVLGTVSGLIVAASGAVAHDIMDMFLNIKMTDRQKVLAGRITAVGVGIIAIILGILFEGMNVSFLVGWAFAVAASANFPAIVMVLFWQKTTAQGVVASVFSGIIAALGIILLSPDMFVRYGLDPASAPLNFSQPGLVSIPISFMVLVVVSLATQKSKIPEATVAA; from the coding sequence ATGGATGTCCTACCCGTTATCATATTCCTGTTCTTTGTAGGGCTTGTACTGGGATTGTCATTCTATTTCGCTCGCAAGGCAAAAACATCCAGCGGCTACTTCGCGGCCGGGGGCAAGATTCACTGGTCCGTCAACGGGATTGCCTTTGCCGGTGATTATCTATCTGCAGCCTCCTTTCTGGGGATCTGCGGCATGATTGCCACACTGGGTTATGATGGCTTTCTCTACTCCATTGGATATCTGGCTGGATGGATAGTTGCCTTGTTTGTCGTTGCCGAACCGATGAAACGACTTGGCAAATACACATTTGCCGATGCCCTGGATGCCAGGTTCAGTTCACGCGGAGTTCGGCTGGCAGCTGCAATCAGCACTTTGGTTGTCTCCCTCTTTTATCTGATTCCACAGATGGTTGGTGCCGGCGTATTGGTGACACCACTCTTTGGCCTGCCCCATGCTGCCGGCGTCATTATGGTGGGGGCCATTGTGATCATAATCGTAGCTACCGCCGGGATGACCTCGACCACCTATGTGCAGTTCCTAAAAGGTGGATTGCTGATCGTTTTCTCGTCCATCCTGGTGGCCGTTGTCCTCATACGTGGCCTTTCGACCACGCCAGATCAGGGGGGCAAAGAGCCCTTCTACGAGTATCAAACGCTAACGGTGCAAGGTCAAGGGGATCAATTATCAATCCAGGAAGGCGACTATCAAGTTGTCAGCCAACATGACTACAAGGGGACTGCTTTTGTATCGTTGGCAGATGCTGATGGGCAAGTCAGCTGGTGGAAGGCTGAAACTGACGAGAACGGCGGCACCAAGCTGCACGAAACCCAATACGTCTCTGTGAAACCAGATGGCAGAGAGTGGATCAATGGCGCCCCTGCGTCAGACGAAAATCATCTGAGGCAAGTGGGCAACTTGAGCACGATTGCGGGTCAGAGTGGCCCGGAAGCCGATACCAGCGGCGTAGGGATTTTCAAATTCCTGTCGCTGATCAGTTCAGAAGACAGCACCATCAATATGTGGAGAAAAACATCCTTCGAAGCAGACGGCGAAAGCCTTACCATCTATTATTCAGAACAGACGAGCGGCAACAAGTTCATGCGGCCCGGTTTGAAATTCAAGGTCGAAGGATCTTTTGTCGAGAGAATCGACTTTGTCTCCCTGATGCTGGCATTGTTCCTGGGCACTGCTGCTTTGCCCCATATTCTGATCCGTTACTACACGGTTCCCGACCCGGCCTCGGCTCGTAAGTCAACTATCGTAGCGATCGCTGCTATCGGCTTCTTTTATATCCTGACCCTCTTTATGGGGCTGGGGGCGATGGCCAATGGTGTGCTCAACCCCGCCGATAGCAACATGTCGGCCCCGCTGCTGGCTAGATCCTTTGGGACCTTACTTTTTGCGATCATCTCGGCCATCGCTTTTGCGACCGTATTGGGCACTGTCAGTGGCTTGATCGTAGCTGCTTCCGGCGCGGTCGCCCACGATATTATGGATATGTTTCTCAACATCAAGATGACCGACCGACAAAAAGTATTGGCCGGTAGAATCACTGCCGTCGGGGTAGGCATTATTGCCATTATCCTGGGTATCCTGTTCGAAGGCATGAACGTCTCCTTCCTGGTCGGCTGGGCCTTTGCCGTGGCAGCCTCGGCAAACTTCCCCGCCATCGTCATGGTGCTGTTTTGGCAGAAAACTACCGCACAAGGCGTGGTTGCCTCAGTCTTTTCCGGGATCATCGCAGCCCTGGGCATCATTCTGCTCTCCCCGGATATGTTCGTCCGCTATGGCCTGGACCCTGCCAGTGCGCCGCTGAATTTCAGTCAACCCGGCTTGGTCTCGATCCCCATCAGTTTCATGGTTTTGGTCGTTGTCTCACTGGCGACACAAAAATCAAAGATACCGGAGGCTACTGTCGCCGCATAG
- a CDS encoding DEAD/DEAH box helicase, giving the protein MSDPDQIKVQLPHTWSPFFARHGSLTPVQQQAIPLILAGHNTLVVAPTASGKTEAVIAPLLERHVLGPEAPRSSGPEQRILYICPTRALVRDLYERLAAPLAQLGVALGMKSGDTGPVSISRPPTVLITTPESTDSLLTRAPRLLAPLSAIVLDEIHLFDRSVRGDHLRCLLRRIESIRRHSQQEAGIDPPVPWQRIALSATIPDPAGAASRYLADEEVGDVKLVEAGGSRRIEAELQPMHGLDDLVTELAQRAGERLGIRKTLIFCNTRNEVEQVAAYLRQHLPYEATVFVHYSNLDPALRREVEEGFAQASVAICVASSTLELGIDIGSIDDVALVGPPPTLISFLQRIGRGGRRTGVTQVLCLPRTALEQVRFAALVDLVEASGEPAFSPATLPSLRPPSSSFRPSVLVQQVFSILKQSPTGGIRLADLLQIAPVSVADEALRRILDHLTAIGFLRKGGLGEWRPAQRLHELADAHEIYSNIGADPLAMLVVDAFSGRTIAQTGRMRSKGERFLMGGRVLEVVWRDRYRMGVRPAPGQPAEETLRFLPAPFAVPLDVSQAVGAYLGMTPGQLALVHDEKSAVLFHFWGDLYGALLGAMLQDELAPNGDGPWVTRLNEHCLRLPAGLSGLQPWSQNLAHQEAQRLMPRLQPYLELGRFHSLLPPDLAYQAALAQCDLPRFEQLYRSAIVVSPPAGLRTRLLDLVR; this is encoded by the coding sequence ATGAGCGACCCCGACCAGATCAAGGTCCAACTACCCCATACCTGGTCGCCCTTCTTCGCCCGCCACGGCAGTCTGACCCCCGTTCAGCAACAGGCAATTCCCCTCATTCTCGCAGGGCACAACACCCTTGTCGTCGCGCCCACCGCTTCGGGCAAGACAGAGGCGGTGATCGCGCCGCTGCTGGAGCGGCACGTGCTGGGTCCTGAGGCCCCGCGCAGCAGCGGGCCTGAGCAGCGCATCCTCTACATCTGTCCCACCCGCGCCCTGGTTCGCGATCTCTACGAGCGGCTGGCTGCGCCACTTGCCCAATTGGGCGTTGCCCTGGGTATGAAGAGCGGCGACACCGGCCCGGTCTCCATCAGTCGGCCGCCCACGGTGCTGATCACAACTCCCGAATCCACCGACTCGCTGTTGACCCGTGCCCCGCGCCTGCTGGCTCCGCTGAGCGCCATCGTTCTGGACGAGATCCACCTCTTCGATCGCAGCGTGCGTGGCGACCACCTTCGCTGCCTGCTGCGCCGCATCGAAAGTATCCGCCGTCACAGCCAGCAAGAGGCGGGGATCGATCCCCCGGTTCCCTGGCAGCGCATCGCCCTCTCGGCCACCATCCCCGATCCCGCAGGGGCCGCCAGCCGCTACCTGGCCGATGAGGAGGTGGGAGATGTCAAGCTGGTCGAGGCCGGCGGCAGCCGCCGCATCGAGGCCGAGCTTCAACCAATGCACGGCCTTGACGACCTGGTGACTGAGCTGGCCCAGCGCGCCGGAGAGCGGCTTGGCATCCGCAAAACGTTGATCTTCTGCAACACCCGCAACGAGGTGGAACAGGTAGCTGCCTACCTGCGCCAACACCTGCCCTACGAGGCAACGGTCTTCGTCCACTATTCCAACCTGGACCCGGCTCTGCGGCGTGAGGTGGAAGAGGGCTTTGCCCAGGCCAGCGTGGCGATCTGCGTGGCCAGTTCGACCCTGGAGCTTGGCATCGACATCGGCAGCATCGACGACGTAGCGCTGGTCGGCCCGCCGCCGACCTTGATCTCCTTCCTGCAGCGCATTGGCCGCGGCGGGCGGCGCACAGGCGTAACCCAGGTTCTCTGCCTGCCTCGCACGGCGCTCGAACAGGTCCGCTTCGCCGCCCTCGTCGATCTGGTCGAGGCCAGTGGCGAGCCAGCCTTCTCTCCTGCGACGCTGCCCAGTCTTCGACCCCCATCCAGCTCCTTCCGGCCCTCCGTCCTTGTCCAGCAAGTGTTCAGCATACTCAAGCAAAGCCCAACGGGCGGCATCCGGCTGGCCGATCTGTTGCAGATCGCACCGGTTTCAGTCGCTGACGAGGCGTTGAGGCGTATCCTCGACCACCTGACGGCGATCGGTTTCCTGCGGAAAGGCGGCCTGGGGGAGTGGCGGCCAGCGCAACGTCTGCACGAGCTGGCCGACGCGCACGAGATATACAGCAACATCGGTGCCGACCCGTTGGCAATGCTGGTCGTCGATGCCTTCAGCGGACGCACCATCGCCCAGACCGGGCGGATGCGCAGCAAGGGGGAGAGATTTCTGATGGGTGGCCGGGTGCTGGAGGTCGTGTGGCGCGACCGCTATCGCATGGGCGTGCGCCCTGCCCCGGGCCAACCTGCGGAGGAGACGTTACGCTTCCTGCCCGCGCCCTTCGCAGTGCCGCTGGATGTCAGCCAGGCTGTAGGTGCGTACCTCGGGATGACGCCCGGCCAGTTGGCGCTGGTGCACGATGAGAAGAGTGCGGTGCTCTTTCACTTCTGGGGTGATCTTTACGGCGCGTTGTTGGGCGCGATGCTGCAAGACGAACTGGCGCCAAACGGCGACGGGCCATGGGTCACCCGGCTCAACGAGCACTGCCTGCGCCTGCCCGCAGGCCTGTCTGGACTGCAACCCTGGAGCCAGAACCTGGCACACCAGGAGGCGCAACGGCTGATGCCGCGTCTCCAACCCTACCTGGAGCTCGGGCGCTTCCACTCGCTTCTGCCTCCCGACCTGGCCTACCAGGCCGCGCTGGCCCAGTGCGATCTGCCCCGCTTCGAACAACTCTACCGCTCGGCAATAGTGGTCAGCCCACCGGCCGGCCTGCGGACGCGCTTGCTGGACCTGGTGCGTTAG